Proteins from a single region of Paraburkholderia sp. ZP32-5:
- a CDS encoding NAD(P)/FAD-dependent oxidoreductase: protein MLNITSLPADDRMCGWYHTSQRREPRPHHTGESKARWAVIGAGFTGLAAARQLALNFPDDEIILVDAQEVGFGTSGRNAGFAIDLPHDIGADDYIGDIATAKSTLRLNLLGQTILRDLVSEHGIDCHMTASGKYQAAVEERGVAVLDAYRRGLDKLGQAYEVIEGKDLPRHIGTSFYRKALFTPGTVLVQPSALVKGLADCLPPNVTLHEHTPITDVEYGEKIVLAHRNGRITVDKLLLANNAFGTRFGFLQRTMLPVFLYASLTRPLTRAEQEQLGGKPFWGVIPADPFGSTLRRTHDNRILVRNSFSFNPDGRPREQYLPRFAERHRLSFERRFPMLPKVEFEYTWSGSLALSHNHKGFFGQLAPNVYGALCCNGLGITRGTVTGTLLADWLAGKRSDQIDFLLATSGPSRVPPEPFLSLGVNATLWWGQRKAGLES, encoded by the coding sequence ATGCTTAATATCACGTCACTCCCTGCGGACGACAGGATGTGCGGCTGGTATCACACGAGCCAGCGTCGCGAACCGAGACCGCATCACACCGGTGAATCAAAGGCGCGCTGGGCGGTAATCGGCGCCGGCTTCACCGGCCTTGCCGCCGCACGGCAACTGGCTCTGAATTTCCCCGACGACGAGATCATTCTCGTCGATGCTCAAGAGGTCGGCTTCGGCACCTCGGGGCGTAATGCGGGTTTTGCAATCGACCTCCCGCACGATATCGGCGCCGACGACTATATCGGCGATATTGCCACGGCCAAATCCACGCTCAGGCTGAACCTGCTCGGCCAGACGATCCTGCGCGACCTCGTGAGCGAGCACGGTATCGACTGTCATATGACCGCGTCCGGAAAGTATCAGGCTGCCGTGGAAGAGCGCGGCGTGGCCGTGCTCGATGCCTATCGGCGCGGCCTCGACAAGCTCGGTCAGGCATACGAAGTGATCGAAGGCAAAGATCTGCCGCGACACATCGGCACGTCGTTCTATCGCAAGGCGCTGTTCACGCCTGGAACGGTGCTCGTGCAACCGTCAGCGCTCGTCAAGGGATTGGCCGACTGTCTGCCGCCCAATGTGACGCTGCACGAGCACACGCCAATTACCGATGTCGAATATGGCGAAAAGATCGTGCTCGCGCATCGCAATGGCCGCATCACCGTCGACAAACTACTGCTCGCGAACAACGCGTTCGGCACGCGCTTTGGCTTCCTGCAGCGCACGATGCTGCCGGTCTTCCTGTATGCGAGCCTGACCCGGCCGCTGACCCGCGCCGAACAGGAGCAACTCGGCGGCAAGCCGTTCTGGGGCGTGATACCGGCGGACCCGTTCGGCAGCACGCTGCGCCGCACGCACGACAACCGCATTCTGGTGCGCAACAGCTTCAGCTTCAACCCGGACGGTCGGCCCAGGGAGCAGTACCTGCCGCGCTTCGCGGAACGCCACCGGCTGTCGTTCGAACGACGCTTTCCGATGCTGCCGAAAGTCGAGTTCGAATACACGTGGAGCGGCTCGCTCGCGCTCTCGCACAACCATAAGGGATTCTTCGGGCAACTCGCGCCCAATGTCTACGGCGCGCTGTGCTGCAACGGTCTCGGCATTACACGGGGAACGGTGACGGGCACGCTGCTCGCCGACTGGCTCGCGGGCAAGCGCAGCGACCAGATCGATTTTCTGCTGGCGACGTCGGGACCGAGCAGGGTTCCCCCGGAGCCGTTCCTTTCTCTCGGTGTCAACGCCACCCTCTGGTGGGGACAACGCAAGGCAGGACTCGAAAGCTGA
- a CDS encoding GntR family transcriptional regulator gives MPKPKLQLAAADTESGLSADRKNVMAETLRRRIVSMELAPGAVVDELAISEEFGLSRPPVRELMRQMAAEGYLELEPNRPARVSPMSYQSLRSFFLAAPLIYVATTQMAASNATSEDVERLKEIQTLFRASIENNDLQSRVLRNDEFHFEIGRIARNAYLMPSLRRVLIDHARLGKIFYRSPTTSDMQKDLEKAVEQHDQIIEAIALRDAQSAGDLVRSHMELSRRRMAEYVIPEGLNVPIQF, from the coding sequence ATGCCTAAACCGAAACTTCAACTTGCAGCCGCGGACACCGAATCCGGATTGTCGGCAGATCGTAAGAATGTGATGGCGGAGACGCTTCGGCGCCGCATCGTGAGCATGGAGCTCGCGCCCGGGGCCGTGGTCGACGAGCTGGCCATTAGCGAAGAGTTCGGGCTCTCCCGGCCGCCTGTGCGCGAGTTGATGCGCCAGATGGCGGCGGAGGGCTATCTGGAACTCGAACCGAACCGGCCTGCACGCGTCTCGCCGATGAGCTACCAGTCGTTACGTAGCTTCTTTCTTGCGGCCCCGCTCATCTACGTCGCGACGACACAAATGGCAGCGAGCAATGCCACGTCTGAAGACGTAGAGCGATTGAAGGAGATCCAGACACTCTTTCGCGCCTCGATCGAAAACAACGACCTTCAGTCGCGTGTGCTGCGCAACGACGAGTTTCACTTCGAAATCGGCCGGATCGCGCGTAACGCGTACCTGATGCCCAGCCTGCGTCGCGTATTGATCGACCACGCGCGCCTCGGCAAGATTTTCTATCGCTCGCCAACCACGAGCGACATGCAAAAAGACCTGGAAAAGGCCGTTGAGCAACACGACCAGATCATTGAAGCAATCGCTCTTCGCGATGCGCAGAGCGCCGGCGACCTGGTCCGCAGTCATATGGAGTTATCGCGCCGGCGCATGGCTGAGTATGTGATCCCCGAAGGGTTGAACGTACCCATCCAGTTTTAA
- a CDS encoding ribonuclease, which produces MKTAWIFSCIVVLSAALGGCGKGGSQNANEASGASASSAPVLPAQGASDIPAASGAQKTGMLGTVTKTQLPAEAAETLRLIKAGGPFPFGEDGVLFRNSALLLPQHPRGYYHTYTVRTPGSTDRGLRRVVCGGPRKQTGDCYYTDDYYVSFKRIAE; this is translated from the coding sequence GTGAAGACAGCGTGGATTTTCTCCTGCATCGTCGTCTTGAGCGCGGCCCTCGGCGGATGCGGCAAGGGTGGATCGCAAAACGCCAACGAGGCATCGGGCGCATCCGCGAGCTCTGCGCCGGTCCTGCCAGCGCAGGGCGCGAGCGATATACCCGCCGCCTCAGGCGCGCAAAAAACGGGCATGCTCGGCACCGTCACTAAAACGCAGTTGCCGGCGGAAGCAGCCGAAACACTGCGGTTGATCAAAGCGGGCGGCCCCTTCCCTTTTGGCGAGGACGGCGTGCTGTTCCGTAACAGTGCACTTTTGCTGCCGCAACATCCGCGCGGCTATTACCACACGTACACGGTTCGCACACCTGGCTCGACGGATCGCGGGCTGCGACGGGTCGTATGTGGCGGCCCGCGCAAGCAAACCGGCGACTGCTATTACACCGACGATTACTACGTGAGTTTTAAGCGTATTGCAGAATAA
- a CDS encoding BON domain-containing protein produces the protein MRNTPHIKTRLLLVAAFALPAFVFINGCKSTEPRPVTAPAPAQIATDDAALAARVKQALAADPGLRSLPMSVATYRGIVQLSGSVDSDVQIQKALAVTRGVPGVQSVNNDLHLRQQ, from the coding sequence ATGCGAAACACGCCACACATCAAAACCCGATTGCTGCTCGTCGCTGCGTTCGCGTTGCCCGCGTTCGTGTTCATCAACGGCTGTAAGTCGACGGAACCGCGACCCGTGACCGCGCCGGCGCCCGCGCAGATCGCCACTGACGACGCCGCACTCGCCGCTCGGGTGAAGCAGGCGCTCGCCGCGGACCCGGGACTGAGATCGTTGCCGATGAGCGTTGCGACCTATCGAGGCATCGTGCAGTTGTCGGGCTCCGTGGATTCGGACGTACAGATTCAGAAAGCACTTGCCGTTACGCGTGGCGTGCCAGGGGTGCAGTCCGTGAACAACGATCTACACCTCAGACAGCAATGA
- a CDS encoding LysR family transcriptional regulator, whose amino-acid sequence MELRHLRYFIAVAEEGSLLTAAQRRLHTSQPSLSRQIRDLESEVGVKLLERQPRGVALTAAGKIFLDHARLALLQVEAATDGARRAEQPEKPALSMGFLAGQEVVWLPHVLRILREESPEAEIKLCSQSSPELALGLMRGKLDVAFLRPEVHTVGLSFRFLVKEPLIAVLPAGHRLTSRKTIRPQDLAREIYISSSRTSPVLESVIQDYASKIGITLKAGYEGENLPSAMSLVTSTGGITLIPLYAQNMLTPNVVARALDGVPPTIDLALGYNNANTTSLLHRLLLRADELVANVQDQSIIRYVV is encoded by the coding sequence GTGGAACTTCGACATTTGCGTTATTTCATTGCCGTTGCCGAAGAAGGCAGTCTATTGACGGCGGCTCAACGGCGACTGCACACGTCACAGCCGTCGTTGAGCCGGCAGATCCGTGATCTGGAATCCGAAGTTGGTGTGAAGTTGCTGGAACGCCAGCCGCGTGGTGTGGCACTCACCGCTGCCGGAAAGATTTTTCTCGATCATGCGCGCCTGGCACTGTTGCAAGTTGAAGCGGCTACCGACGGCGCTCGACGGGCAGAACAGCCTGAAAAACCTGCCCTGTCCATGGGTTTCCTTGCTGGACAGGAAGTCGTGTGGCTGCCCCATGTGCTACGTATCCTGCGCGAAGAATCACCGGAGGCCGAAATCAAGCTGTGCAGTCAGTCCTCTCCGGAACTGGCTCTCGGTCTGATGCGAGGAAAGCTGGACGTTGCCTTTCTTCGTCCGGAGGTGCACACCGTTGGCCTTTCATTCAGATTCCTCGTCAAGGAGCCTCTGATCGCCGTGCTGCCGGCGGGCCATCGCCTGACATCACGCAAAACAATCCGGCCACAGGATCTTGCGCGGGAAATCTACATCAGCTCATCGAGAACATCTCCGGTATTGGAGTCCGTGATTCAGGATTACGCTTCGAAAATAGGGATCACGCTTAAGGCGGGATACGAAGGCGAGAACCTGCCGTCGGCGATGTCGCTCGTGACGTCCACGGGCGGCATCACGCTTATCCCGTTGTATGCGCAAAATATGCTGACACCGAATGTCGTTGCCCGGGCGCTCGACGGCGTGCCTCCGACAATTGATCTCGCGTTGGGATACAACAATGCGAATACCACTTCATTGCTTCATCGGCTTTTGTTGCGTGCCGACGAGTTGGTCGCAAACGTTCAGGACCAGAGCATCATCCGATACGTCGTGTAG
- a CDS encoding alpha/beta hydrolase, whose translation MSKFHWLSDIPSRHRPNHTKSLSSEKAPPIFLVAPFVRQRKPSVKPVESAKEKAMSSARKPGIVFCHGIWADGSCFSKVIPALQADGHDVIATQYGLDSFEEDVATVKRTLNRVGSPVILVGHSYGGATITAAGVDDRVVGLVYIAAVAPDAGETVQNQLDKYPSDIFSRVEVADGRAWMLPNGTEFFAGDLPPAEQKLVWATHYAPVFDLFQQQTLGANDVAWKSKPSWYVLATQDHTVHPDLQRWVSKRMGASVTEVASSHVPMLSQPNVVIDVIRKAAAAVQNG comes from the coding sequence ATGTCGAAGTTCCACTGGCTCTCCGATATACCTTCAAGGCATAGGCCGAATCATACAAAGTCTTTGTCATCGGAGAAAGCGCCGCCTATCTTCCTGGTAGCGCCGTTCGTGCGCCAACGAAAGCCCTCAGTCAAACCAGTTGAATCCGCGAAGGAGAAGGCAATGTCTAGCGCTCGCAAACCAGGCATCGTGTTCTGTCATGGCATTTGGGCCGATGGCTCGTGCTTCAGCAAGGTGATCCCCGCATTGCAGGCGGACGGGCATGATGTCATCGCGACTCAGTATGGCCTTGACTCGTTCGAAGAAGATGTCGCGACGGTGAAGCGCACGCTGAACCGCGTCGGCAGCCCCGTCATTCTCGTCGGTCATTCTTATGGCGGTGCCACCATCACGGCAGCGGGAGTCGATGATCGCGTGGTGGGCCTGGTCTATATCGCGGCGGTTGCCCCGGATGCCGGCGAAACCGTGCAGAACCAGCTCGACAAGTATCCGTCGGACATTTTCTCGCGCGTCGAAGTGGCGGACGGGCGAGCCTGGATGCTTCCGAACGGCACGGAGTTCTTTGCGGGAGATCTTCCGCCGGCGGAGCAGAAGCTCGTGTGGGCGACCCACTACGCTCCCGTCTTCGATCTGTTCCAGCAACAGACGCTCGGTGCGAATGACGTCGCGTGGAAGTCGAAGCCGAGTTGGTATGTTCTGGCGACGCAAGATCACACGGTGCACCCCGACCTGCAACGGTGGGTGTCGAAGCGCATGGGAGCGAGCGTCACGGAGGTGGCAAGCAGCCACGTGCCGATGCTGTCTCAGCCGAATGTTGTTATCGACGTGATTCGCAAGGCGGCGGCCGCTGTTCAGAACGGGTGA
- a CDS encoding PPC domain-containing DNA-binding protein has product MQAYPLRLSPRDDVRTAIEHALRERKLQAGYVIQGIGSLDVAALRFAGADTPTEIRGDLEILTLAGSVSPDGAHLHMSIADAQGKVFGGHVTRGCTVRTTVELILVSLAGYSFARESDPQTGFLELVIRGGPDANSAG; this is encoded by the coding sequence ATGCAAGCCTACCCGCTCCGACTTTCTCCGCGCGACGACGTGCGCACCGCCATCGAACACGCGCTGCGCGAACGCAAACTGCAGGCGGGCTATGTCATTCAGGGCATCGGTAGTCTCGATGTCGCGGCTTTGCGATTTGCCGGCGCCGACACGCCAACCGAAATTCGCGGCGACCTCGAAATACTGACGCTCGCCGGTTCCGTTTCGCCTGACGGCGCGCACCTGCATATGTCGATCGCGGATGCGCAAGGAAAAGTGTTCGGCGGTCATGTGACGCGCGGTTGCACGGTGCGCACGACCGTCGAATTGATACTCGTGTCGTTGGCCGGCTATTCGTTCGCGCGCGAGTCCGATCCGCAAACAGGTTTCCTCGAACTGGTGATTCGCGGCGGACCCGACGCGAACTCCGCCGGCTAA
- a CDS encoding LysE family translocator, with translation MLQSINLLLALAGVLLISVASPGPNFLIVTSTAIASRSAGVMTGLGLAAASGTWALIAIAGLSLIVTHITWIGAVLRIAGALYLIWLGIKMIVSARRPLSAPARASTSGWAATKKGYFVSMTNPKSVAFYGSVFALMVPAHAPLWLNFAVVVLSSGISCAWYCAMALLASHPAISQMLIRRKAALDTVAGVLLMGLGGRMLAGR, from the coding sequence CTGTTGCAATCCATCAATCTGCTGCTCGCACTCGCGGGCGTCCTGCTGATCAGTGTCGCGAGCCCCGGACCGAACTTTCTGATCGTCACGTCGACGGCGATCGCGTCGCGCAGCGCCGGTGTGATGACCGGCCTCGGACTGGCTGCCGCCTCCGGCACGTGGGCGTTGATCGCCATCGCGGGGCTGAGCCTGATCGTCACGCACATCACGTGGATCGGCGCGGTGCTGCGGATAGCCGGCGCGCTCTATCTGATCTGGCTCGGCATCAAGATGATCGTGAGCGCGCGGCGTCCGTTATCGGCGCCAGCCCGCGCCTCTACTTCCGGCTGGGCGGCAACGAAAAAGGGCTATTTCGTCAGCATGACGAACCCGAAATCCGTCGCGTTTTACGGCAGTGTGTTTGCGCTGATGGTGCCCGCGCATGCGCCGCTGTGGCTCAATTTCGCGGTCGTGGTGTTGTCGAGCGGCATCTCGTGCGCGTGGTACTGCGCGATGGCGCTGCTGGCCTCGCATCCGGCGATCAGTCAGATGCTGATCCGCCGCAAGGCCGCGCTCGATACGGTGGCGGGCGTGCTATTGATGGGGCTCGGTGGACGGATGCTGGCGGGTCGTTGA
- a CDS encoding glycosyl hydrolase family 28 protein, translating to MKMRSARELVVLGLFVLTVAGCGSGDGISGSGSSSNNPSSNPSTPTNPVWTPGRYAADTNLPDSPSLPADTQVCTTLQASNNLIKNADGSLPASADPTPATYGGATTALNNPDQARIQAALDACGAAVDAEVGAKITQADQQAAATQQSANNALVNIAGASSETLSNPSYKATKFAVRLVKNSSGAGNAFLSGPLVLPSGVTLWVDDGVTLFASRDVVVYDKSTQDRPNQITCGAAINNPDGLPAPAGTVNAGAATIAGTSGMQNCYPLIRGTHTVNAAIMGTGSIDARGYMPLISSSSLYPTIRWATGVTEAFTYSGNNIASVTTPKFSCTNTIAAYRAGVLAPEGTACDVVTAMGKTTLTTPAVAYVVNRQATSVPSGYTVNGGGCVAGTAGCARWVPASWWDISYHGNKDIGGGPYSFQGNPGMLWMQQSKNLSLYQITFRNSTFFTVEADGVDGFTVWGIKIITPLLPDVANQAAVGMNNDAFDGLSGSYSRLYTGATIDASSTGVKNTDGVDPSVAAGPEHAALGTGSKTTSSGQVYFDGYVKNVAIVYNFLSPSDDNVAFKGGLQDPRPTAARGPQGGGTAANMTWGIDGNRDVSSNRTYGITVAHNHNYNGHGLSIGSPTNAGVRNIHFYDNYFDNVYDGTNAATDMGIVGLRIKSGQARGGDVSNIYYDGACMRGVKDFLVYDMYYTGPSADPISYTGLGWQVPSFHDINISNVRMMNIPANKAANKNGGGNLTFRGLHADTSYANTQSVIQVNMDNVVADNDVVMGIANLSKPVLNIGALDGSTQSKAANATLNLGANVSLIGQSFAHGSGGILTNTSSGAGKYTAPTNTLNLSVNGSDDAGAAGDTNPAATIVSHNSKMQLCDQASSWPVFPNVK from the coding sequence ATGAAAATGCGCTCAGCCCGAGAGTTAGTCGTACTCGGCCTGTTTGTCCTGACCGTCGCCGGCTGCGGCAGCGGAGATGGCATTTCCGGTTCAGGCTCCAGCTCGAACAATCCCTCGTCGAACCCGTCCACGCCGACGAATCCGGTGTGGACACCGGGCCGCTACGCCGCCGATACCAACTTGCCCGACTCGCCGTCGCTGCCGGCGGATACGCAGGTCTGCACGACCTTGCAGGCCAGCAACAACCTGATCAAGAACGCCGACGGCTCGCTGCCGGCGAGCGCGGACCCGACGCCGGCCACCTATGGCGGCGCGACGACGGCACTGAACAATCCGGACCAGGCGCGCATCCAGGCTGCGCTCGACGCATGCGGCGCAGCCGTGGACGCGGAAGTCGGCGCGAAGATCACGCAAGCCGATCAGCAGGCCGCGGCCACGCAACAGTCCGCTAATAACGCGCTCGTGAACATCGCGGGTGCGTCGAGCGAAACGCTGTCGAACCCGAGCTACAAGGCCACCAAATTCGCGGTGCGTCTGGTCAAGAACAGCAGCGGCGCCGGCAATGCATTCCTGAGCGGCCCGCTGGTTCTGCCGTCGGGCGTCACGCTGTGGGTCGACGACGGCGTCACGCTGTTCGCGAGCCGTGACGTCGTGGTCTATGACAAGAGCACGCAAGACCGGCCGAACCAGATCACCTGCGGCGCGGCGATCAACAATCCGGATGGCCTTCCGGCGCCGGCCGGCACCGTCAACGCGGGCGCGGCGACGATCGCGGGCACGAGCGGCATGCAGAACTGCTATCCGCTGATCCGCGGCACGCACACGGTCAACGCGGCGATCATGGGCACGGGTTCGATCGATGCGCGAGGCTATATGCCGCTGATCAGCTCGTCGTCGCTGTATCCGACGATCCGCTGGGCCACCGGCGTGACCGAAGCGTTCACGTATTCGGGCAACAACATCGCGAGCGTGACGACGCCGAAGTTCAGCTGCACGAACACGATCGCCGCTTATCGCGCGGGCGTGTTGGCACCTGAAGGCACGGCTTGCGACGTGGTCACCGCGATGGGCAAGACGACGCTCACCACGCCGGCGGTCGCCTATGTGGTGAACCGCCAGGCCACCAGTGTGCCGAGCGGCTACACGGTCAACGGCGGCGGTTGCGTCGCGGGCACGGCGGGCTGCGCGCGCTGGGTGCCGGCAAGCTGGTGGGATATCTCGTACCACGGCAACAAGGACATCGGCGGCGGTCCGTACAGCTTCCAGGGCAACCCGGGCATGCTGTGGATGCAGCAGTCGAAGAATCTGTCGCTGTATCAGATCACGTTCCGCAACAGCACGTTCTTCACCGTCGAAGCCGACGGCGTGGACGGCTTCACCGTGTGGGGCATCAAGATCATCACGCCGTTGCTTCCGGACGTGGCCAACCAGGCCGCCGTGGGGATGAACAACGACGCGTTCGATGGGCTCAGCGGTTCGTACTCGCGTCTCTATACCGGCGCGACGATCGACGCCAGCTCGACCGGCGTGAAGAACACCGACGGTGTCGATCCGAGCGTTGCAGCGGGACCGGAGCACGCGGCTCTCGGCACCGGCAGCAAGACGACGTCTTCGGGGCAGGTGTATTTCGACGGCTACGTAAAGAACGTCGCGATCGTCTACAACTTCCTGAGCCCGTCCGACGACAACGTCGCGTTCAAGGGTGGCTTGCAGGATCCGCGGCCGACCGCGGCACGTGGTCCGCAGGGTGGTGGAACAGCGGCCAACATGACGTGGGGCATCGACGGTAACCGCGACGTTTCGTCGAACCGCACCTACGGCATCACGGTTGCGCACAACCACAACTACAACGGCCACGGCTTGTCGATCGGCAGCCCGACCAATGCAGGCGTGCGCAACATCCACTTCTACGACAACTACTTCGACAACGTCTACGACGGCACCAATGCGGCGACGGATATGGGCATCGTCGGTCTGCGGATCAAGAGCGGTCAGGCACGCGGCGGCGACGTCAGCAACATCTACTACGACGGCGCATGTATGCGTGGTGTGAAGGACTTCCTGGTCTACGACATGTACTACACGGGTCCGAGTGCCGATCCGATTTCGTACACCGGTCTGGGCTGGCAGGTGCCGAGCTTCCATGACATCAACATCAGCAATGTCCGCATGATGAACATCCCGGCCAACAAGGCAGCAAACAAGAACGGCGGCGGCAATCTGACCTTCCGCGGTCTGCATGCCGACACGAGCTACGCCAATACGCAGAGCGTGATCCAGGTGAACATGGATAACGTGGTTGCGGATAACGACGTCGTGATGGGTATCGCGAACCTGAGCAAGCCGGTGCTGAACATCGGCGCGCTCGACGGCTCGACGCAATCGAAAGCGGCCAACGCCACGCTGAATCTCGGCGCGAACGTGAGCCTGATCGGTCAGTCGTTCGCACACGGTTCGGGCGGCATCCTGACCAACACGTCGAGCGGCGCGGGCAAGTACACGGCTCCGACCAACACGCTGAACCTGAGCGTCAATGGCAGCGACGATGCGGGTGCCGCGGGCGATACGAATCCCGCTGCGACGATCGTCTCGCACAATTCGAAGATGCAGTTGTGCGATCAGGCTTCGTCCTGGCCGGTGTTCCCGAATGTGAAGTAA
- a CDS encoding SPFH domain-containing protein, giving the protein MNDLLHIGETAGIVLAVVLLIALLFWAARVIRYIPNDKIGVVEKLWSLNGSVKNGLLALQGEAGFQPDLRRGGFHFFAPFQYRVHIHPMVSVTQGKIGYVFARDGRDLPAGQTLANNADVDDFRDVGAFLQKGGEKGPQRKVLREGTHILNPALFVVMTEEATYALSLNAQEKAYYGTMRELLDQRKGFSPVIVKGAEGEHDSDLLAIVTVQDGPALPKDELLAPDVGDVHNSYQEPEKFLAAGGHRGRQERVLVEGTWYINRLFATVEFIRKTVIPVGFVGVVVSYTGRRGNDLSGSEYSHGELVEAGCRGVWRDPLMPGKYAFNTYAGTIELVPTTNFVLLWESGESGSNFDSNLREITLITKDAFEPQLPLSVVVHIDYRKAPMVVQRFGNVAQLVEQTLDPMVSSYFKNVSQTKTFIELIQSRSELQMNASNDMRERFLAYSLEFEEVLIGTPRAQTGDVQIENIMAQLRDRQIAREQVETFAQKQIAADKQRELNEAEQRAAKQKELTGSLVDISIKENQGSASVKAAEKRRQEIEALAHAEKFRQEMEGSGRASAVRSVGEAEAAAIKAKSEALQGEGADKQLMQTVMLRLAEAFEAAKVPLVPQIQLGGGTDGNAFSTLMTLMSSLKAVELSKSTAQPAEYRDGRTSIDQSGA; this is encoded by the coding sequence ATGAATGATTTATTACATATCGGCGAAACGGCGGGCATCGTTCTCGCGGTTGTGCTGCTTATTGCACTGTTGTTCTGGGCCGCGCGCGTGATCCGCTATATCCCGAACGATAAGATCGGCGTTGTGGAGAAGCTGTGGAGTCTGAATGGGTCCGTCAAGAACGGATTGCTTGCGTTGCAGGGAGAAGCCGGCTTTCAACCGGACTTGCGCCGAGGCGGGTTCCATTTCTTTGCGCCGTTCCAGTATCGCGTCCACATTCATCCGATGGTGTCGGTGACGCAGGGCAAGATCGGCTATGTGTTCGCACGTGACGGACGCGATCTGCCTGCCGGGCAAACGCTGGCGAACAATGCGGATGTCGACGATTTCCGCGATGTCGGCGCGTTTCTGCAAAAAGGCGGCGAAAAAGGACCTCAGCGCAAGGTATTGCGCGAAGGTACGCACATCCTGAACCCTGCGCTGTTTGTCGTGATGACGGAGGAGGCGACCTATGCGTTGTCGCTCAACGCACAGGAAAAGGCCTATTACGGAACGATGCGTGAGCTGCTCGATCAGCGCAAGGGGTTCTCGCCTGTGATCGTCAAAGGCGCCGAGGGTGAGCACGATTCCGATCTTCTGGCCATCGTGACGGTCCAGGATGGCCCCGCATTGCCGAAGGACGAACTGCTCGCGCCGGATGTCGGCGACGTCCACAATTCGTATCAGGAGCCGGAGAAGTTCCTCGCTGCCGGCGGCCATCGGGGACGGCAGGAACGTGTGCTCGTCGAAGGCACCTGGTACATCAACCGGCTGTTCGCCACCGTCGAGTTCATCCGCAAGACCGTGATTCCGGTCGGCTTCGTTGGCGTTGTCGTGTCCTATACGGGGCGTCGCGGCAACGATCTGTCCGGCAGCGAATACAGTCACGGAGAACTGGTGGAAGCCGGTTGCCGTGGTGTATGGCGCGATCCGTTGATGCCCGGCAAGTACGCATTCAATACCTACGCCGGTACGATCGAGCTCGTGCCGACCACGAACTTCGTGCTGCTGTGGGAGTCGGGCGAAAGCGGTTCGAACTTCGATTCGAATCTGCGCGAAATCACGCTCATTACGAAGGATGCATTCGAGCCGCAGTTGCCGCTGTCGGTCGTCGTGCACATCGACTATCGCAAGGCGCCGATGGTCGTGCAGCGTTTCGGCAACGTCGCGCAGCTCGTCGAACAGACGCTCGATCCGATGGTGTCGTCTTACTTCAAGAACGTATCGCAGACGAAGACCTTTATCGAACTGATCCAGTCGCGCAGCGAACTGCAGATGAATGCATCGAACGATATGCGCGAGCGCTTCCTCGCCTATTCGCTCGAATTCGAAGAGGTACTGATCGGCACACCGAGGGCGCAGACGGGCGATGTGCAGATCGAGAACATCATGGCGCAACTACGGGATCGCCAGATTGCGCGCGAGCAGGTCGAGACTTTCGCGCAGAAGCAGATTGCCGCGGACAAGCAGCGCGAATTGAACGAAGCGGAACAGCGCGCGGCGAAGCAGAAGGAACTGACGGGTTCGCTGGTGGACATCAGCATCAAGGAAAACCAGGGCTCGGCAAGCGTGAAAGCGGCCGAAAAGCGCCGCCAGGAAATCGAAGCGCTTGCCCATGCGGAGAAATTCCGCCAGGAAATGGAGGGGTCGGGCCGGGCATCGGCGGTGCGCTCGGTGGGCGAGGCGGAAGCCGCGGCGATCAAGGCGAAGTCGGAAGCATTGCAGGGCGAAGGTGCCGACAAGCAGTTGATGCAAACCGTGATGCTGCGGCTTGCGGAAGCATTCGAGGCGGCGAAGGTGCCGCTCGTGCCGCAGATACAGCTAGGTGGCGGCACCGATGGAAACGCATTCTCGACGTTGATGACGCTGATGAGTTCGTTGAAGGCGGTGGAGCTGTCGAAGTCGACAGCCCAGCCGGCGGAGTATCGCGACGGCCGGACCTCGATCGATCAGAGCGGGGCGTGA